One segment of Chionomys nivalis chromosome 1, mChiNiv1.1, whole genome shotgun sequence DNA contains the following:
- the LOC130880954 gene encoding 60S acidic ribosomal protein P0-like, with protein sequence MPREDRATWKSNYFLKIFQLLDDYPKCFIVGADNVGSKQMQQIRMSLRGKAVVLLGKNTMMRKAIRGHLENNPALEKLLPHIRDNVSFVFTKEDLTEIRDMLLANKVPAAARAGAIAPCEVTVPAQNTGLGPEKTSFFQALGITTKISRGNIEILSDVQLIKTGDKVGASEATLLNMPDISPFSFGLIIQQVFDNSSIYNPEVLDITEQALHSRFLEGVRNVASVCLQIGYPTVASVPHSIINGYKRVLALSVETEYTFPLAEKVKALLADPSAFVAAASVAAATTAAPAAAATAPPVKAEAKEESEESDEDMGFGLFD encoded by the coding sequence ATGCCCAGGGAAGACAGGGCGACCTGGAAGTCCAACTACTTCCTTAAGATCTTCCAACTTTTGGATGATTATCCAAAATGCTTCATTGTGGGAGCAGACAATGTGGGCTCCAAGCAGATGCAGCAGATCCGCATGTCCCTGCGAGGGAAGGCTGTGGTGCTGTTGGGCAAGAACACCATGATGCGGAAGGCCATCCGGGGGCACCTGGAGAACAACCCAGCTCTGGAGAAACTGCTGCCTCATATCCGGGACAATGTGAGCTTTGTATTCACCAAGGAGGACCTCACTGAGATTAGGGACATGTTGCTGGCCAATAAGGTGCCAGCTGCTGCCCGTGCTGGTGCCATCGCCCCATGTGAGGTCACTGTGCCAGCCCAGAACACTGGTCTGGGGCCCGAGAAGACCTCTTTTTTCCAGGCTTTAGGGATCACTACTAAAATCTCCAGGGGCAACATTGAAATTCTGAGTGATGTGCAGCTGATAAAAACTGGAGACAAAGTAGGAGCCAGTGAAGCCACTCTGCTGAACATGCCGGacatctcccccttctcctttggGCTGATCATCCAGCAGGTGTTTGACAATAGCAGCATTTACAACCCAGAAGTGCTTGACATCACAGAGCAGGCTCTGCACTCTCGCTTCCTAGAGGGTGTCCGGAATGTTGCCAGTGTTTGTCTGCAGATCGGCTACCCGACTGTTGCCTCAGTGCCACACTCGATCATCAATGGGTACAAGCGGGTTCTGGCTCTGTCTGTGGAGACTGAGTACACCTTCCCACTTGCTGAAAAGGTCAAGGCCCTCTTGGCTGATCCATCTGCATTTGTGGCTGCTGCCTCTGTGGCTGCAGCCAccactgctgctcctgctgctgccgcCACTGCACCCCCAGTGAAGGCTGAAGCCAAGGAAGAGTCGGAGGAATCAGATGAAGATATGGGATTTGGTCTGTTTGACTAA